A single window of Helicobacter pylori NCTC 11637 = CCUG 17874 = ATCC 43504 = JCM 12093 DNA harbors:
- a CDS encoding McrB family protein produces MKVYLRKIDNQCINKQISITRDILEHFFDNANNQDEVDMRGILSNYNDKVSILLATDPRLGGGIKRIINAETDKIKETRLDYELKIDDILLFTYISYKKYTLEIILPTDTRYNVLNGLISNSKHLLVFGENETSLLDDGKIDESVRIDGGKNIILYGVPGSGKSYTLQRDYCNDNSVVEKIVFHPDYSYSDFVGQIMPSVNDGGIVSYKFNPGPFTNILKKAYHNPQTKHVLVIDEINRGNAPAIFGEIFQLLDRLKHDKGGFKKGSSEYAINNMDIANIVHNDKNASIRIPSNLWIIATMNTSDQNVFTLDTAFQRRFAMQLIENSFENVDNGFKNMKILDTDITWQKFCTTINEKIAQNNEGLSSMEDKRFGVYFVNIDDLKSKENFAHKVIKYLWDDVFKFDRNIIFDTTKFNTLEAVVKNFTKEKGRTQFDIFSDGVKELLFDV; encoded by the coding sequence ATGAAAGTTTATTTGAGGAAAATTGATAATCAATGCATTAACAAACAAATCAGTATTACAAGAGATATTTTAGAGCATTTTTTTGATAACGCCAACAACCAAGACGAAGTAGATATGAGGGGTATCTTATCTAACTATAACGATAAAGTTAGCATCCTCTTAGCAACAGATCCTAGACTTGGTGGAGGAATTAAGAGAATCATTAATGCAGAAACTGATAAAATAAAAGAAACCCGATTGGATTATGAGTTAAAAATTGATGATATTCTGCTTTTTACTTATATATCTTATAAAAAATACACATTAGAAATCATTTTACCCACTGATACAAGATACAATGTTTTAAATGGCTTAATCAGTAATAGCAAGCATTTATTGGTTTTTGGTGAGAATGAAACGAGTCTTTTAGATGATGGTAAAATAGATGAAAGCGTTAGAATAGATGGGGGAAAAAATATCATCCTTTATGGTGTTCCTGGTAGTGGCAAAAGTTATACTTTACAAAGAGATTATTGCAATGATAATAGTGTGGTAGAAAAGATAGTGTTCCATCCTGATTATTCTTATAGTGATTTTGTGGGACAGATTATGCCAAGCGTGAATGATGGCGGTATCGTTAGTTATAAATTTAATCCTGGACCTTTTACAAACATCCTAAAAAAAGCGTATCATAACCCACAAACTAAGCATGTCCTAGTGATTGATGAAATCAATCGTGGTAATGCGCCTGCCATATTTGGAGAAATTTTTCAACTTCTTGATAGGCTTAAACATGACAAAGGTGGCTTTAAAAAAGGCTCTAGTGAGTATGCTATCAATAATATGGATATTGCAAATATTGTCCATAACGATAAAAATGCAAGTATAAGAATCCCATCAAATTTATGGATAATCGCTACAATGAATACGAGCGATCAAAATGTATTCACACTAGATACTGCTTTTCAGCGTAGATTTGCTATGCAACTCATTGAGAATTCCTTTGAAAATGTTGATAATGGTTTTAAAAATATGAAAATTTTAGACACTGATATTACTTGGCAAAAATTTTGCACCACCATCAATGAAAAAATAGCTCAAAACAACGAGGGGCTGAGTTCTATGGAGGATAAGCGGTTTGGCGTTTATTTTGTGAATATTGATGATCTAAAGAGCAAAGAAAATTTTGCACATAAAGTCATCAAATACCTTTGGGACGATGTCTTTAAATTTGATAGAAATATCATATTTGATACTACAAAATTTAATACGCTTGAAGCTGTTGTGAAGAATTTTACCAAAGAAAAAGGCAGAACCCAATTTGATATTTTTAGCGATGGTGTGAAAGAACTTTTATTTGATGTTTGA